In a genomic window of Pseudomonas mohnii:
- the hflD gene encoding high frequency lysogenization protein HflD codes for MSPTQEQLTALGGVFLAAVLVDKIAKTGQTNEAGLTCMLGSLLIRDPKDTLEVYGGDDINLREGYRALIGALERDPSALQREPLRYALAMLGLERQLAKRSDMLDIIGKRLPQIQSQVEHFGPAHENVIAACGALYQDTLSTLRQRIQVHGDMRNLQQPSNASKIRALLLAGIRSARLWRQLGGHRWQLVISRRKLLKELYPLMRAS; via the coding sequence ATGAGCCCGACCCAGGAGCAACTGACGGCACTGGGCGGCGTGTTTCTCGCCGCCGTGCTGGTCGATAAAATTGCCAAGACCGGCCAGACCAACGAGGCCGGCCTGACCTGCATGCTGGGTAGCCTGCTGATCCGCGACCCCAAGGACACCCTGGAAGTCTACGGCGGCGACGATATCAATCTGCGCGAAGGCTATCGCGCCTTGATCGGCGCCCTGGAACGCGATCCGAGCGCCCTGCAGCGCGAACCGCTGCGCTACGCGCTCGCCATGCTCGGCCTTGAGCGCCAACTGGCCAAGCGCAGCGACATGCTGGACATCATCGGCAAACGCCTGCCCCAGATTCAGTCCCAGGTCGAACACTTCGGCCCGGCCCATGAAAACGTGATCGCCGCGTGTGGCGCGCTGTACCAGGACACCCTGAGCACCTTGCGCCAACGCATCCAGGTCCACGGCGACATGCGCAACCTGCAGCAACCGAGCAACGCGTCGAAAATTCGCGCGCTATTGCTGGCCGGCATTCGCTCGGCACGCCTGTGGCGGCAGCTGGGCGGCCATCGCTGGCAGTTGGTGATCAGCCGACGCAAATTGCTGAAAGAGCTTTATCCGTTGATGCGCGCCAGCTGA